In the genome of Elusimicrobium sp., one region contains:
- the holB gene encoding DNA polymerase III subunit delta' — protein MPFADILGQEKASSYLQTLVRNQKIPGAFLFYGTDGVGKAKMALEFAKALNCQDAMARQTGDACGVCASCQAIDKGTHPDVTFVDFVYQARLEVKKDFSSKGYEEELEKEIAKQQHISVNTIRDVTAKSQQKAVGNGWKVLIVDQAQSMQGAAGNALLKFIEEPPQKTLWILITSKRSVMLRTILSRCQPLAFSPLSQDHVKQILAQTGAEVADVDLCARYSGGSVSGALKADGALELLREASFTESGISPQGPSAVAAGLSRTLVTARQEAQAVLDVLIMAIHQAWTQETDSNRQHALQNALTKFENYKRSITRNVSPALVLETALMSLDGLNLQIF, from the coding sequence ATGCCGTTTGCCGATATCCTGGGGCAGGAAAAAGCCTCCTCGTACTTACAAACACTCGTGCGGAATCAAAAAATTCCGGGCGCATTTTTGTTTTACGGAACGGACGGTGTAGGAAAGGCAAAAATGGCGTTGGAATTTGCCAAAGCCCTTAATTGCCAAGATGCCATGGCCCGCCAAACGGGAGATGCCTGCGGTGTATGTGCCAGTTGCCAGGCCATTGATAAAGGAACGCACCCCGATGTAACCTTTGTAGATTTTGTGTACCAGGCACGGTTGGAAGTAAAAAAAGATTTTTCCAGTAAAGGCTATGAAGAAGAACTGGAAAAAGAAATTGCCAAACAACAACATATTAGCGTAAATACGATTCGCGATGTAACGGCGAAATCCCAACAAAAAGCAGTAGGCAACGGTTGGAAAGTGCTGATTGTAGACCAAGCCCAATCTATGCAAGGGGCGGCGGGAAATGCTCTTTTGAAATTTATAGAAGAACCGCCGCAAAAGACCTTGTGGATTTTAATTACGAGCAAACGCTCGGTGATGCTTCGCACGATTTTGTCGCGCTGTCAACCTTTGGCTTTCAGCCCGCTTTCGCAAGACCATGTAAAACAAATTTTAGCCCAAACCGGAGCGGAAGTGGCCGATGTTGACTTGTGTGCCCGCTATAGCGGAGGTTCCGTTTCGGGGGCCCTCAAAGCCGACGGGGCACTTGAATTATTGCGCGAGGCTTCTTTTACCGAAAGCGGTATCAGCCCGCAGGGGCCGTCTGCCGTGGCGGCGGGGCTTTCCCGCACGCTGGTTACTGCCCGCCAAGAAGCGCAGGCGGTATTAGATGTGCTGATTATGGCTATTCATCAGGCATGGACGCAGGAAACCGATTCCAACCGGCAACACGCATTGCAAAATGCCCTTACCAAATTTGAAAATTATAAGCGTAGTATTACGCGCAATGTATCCCCGGCGCTTGTTTTGGAAACGGCCTTGATGAGCCTGGACGGGTTAAACTTGCAGATTTTTTAA
- a CDS encoding prepilin-type N-terminal cleavage/methylation domain-containing protein — MKKGFTLVELLVVVLIIGILASMAMPHYEKAVWQSRNAQLKSAVRAIADAQKMHLLKTGKVAKSLRALPVTLPLEVKATNAGVNSNVCNLMTPKGEAVLEGKNFIVVLNTVNSPTGDDWAGIAVWTEGRYKCNGFAWWLHSTKDQGMMCLESRNKGITTQKGEFCEELESATWSDLYRSWDRFTMI, encoded by the coding sequence GTGAAGAAAGGTTTTACATTAGTTGAGTTGTTGGTCGTGGTGCTGATTATCGGGATATTAGCTTCTATGGCTATGCCACATTACGAAAAAGCCGTTTGGCAAAGTCGCAACGCGCAATTGAAATCAGCGGTGCGTGCCATAGCCGATGCACAAAAAATGCATCTTTTGAAAACAGGCAAGGTGGCTAAAAGCCTGCGGGCTCTTCCTGTTACCTTGCCCTTGGAAGTAAAAGCCACAAACGCGGGTGTGAATAGTAATGTTTGCAATTTGATGACACCGAAAGGGGAAGCCGTTTTGGAAGGGAAAAATTTTATAGTGGTACTAAATACGGTAAATTCTCCTACAGGGGACGACTGGGCCGGTATTGCCGTTTGGACAGAAGGCCGATACAAATGCAACGGTTTCGCATGGTGGTTGCATAGCACTAAAGACCAGGGAATGATGTGTTTAGAATCCCGTAACAAAGGTATTACCACACAAAAAGGGGAATTTTGCGAAGAGTTGGAAAGTGCTACTTGGAGTGACTTGTATAGAAGTTGGGATCGCTTTACAATGATATAG
- the tmk gene encoding dTMP kinase, whose product MTKKGKFIVLEGPDRCGKSTQAKMLVNYLISQGKDVILTREPGGTPTAEKIRQIVLEPGLDVRPMAELFLYEASRAQHTQEKILPALEEGKIVICERYTMSTCAYQGYGRGIDLKVIDTLNKIATLETQPDLTLVFLMSDKYFTERGEYLFSDRLEQEDLAFRQKMRQGYMEMVSNTPHAHLVDADKNINEIQTQVIELLQQYHITD is encoded by the coding sequence ATGACGAAAAAAGGAAAATTTATTGTATTGGAAGGGCCGGATAGATGCGGAAAATCTACCCAGGCCAAAATGCTTGTAAACTATTTAATTTCCCAAGGGAAAGATGTTATCTTAACGCGCGAGCCCGGCGGTACTCCCACGGCGGAAAAAATACGCCAAATCGTGTTGGAGCCGGGGCTGGATGTGCGCCCGATGGCGGAACTGTTTTTATACGAAGCCTCCCGCGCGCAACACACGCAGGAAAAAATCCTCCCCGCGTTGGAAGAAGGCAAAATTGTAATTTGCGAGCGCTATACCATGTCCACCTGTGCCTATCAGGGCTATGGCCGCGGAATCGATTTGAAAGTAATTGATACGCTTAATAAAATTGCTACATTGGAAACCCAACCCGATTTAACCCTTGTTTTTTTAATGTCCGACAAATACTTCACCGAGCGCGGCGAATATCTGTTTTCGGATCGGTTGGAACAGGAAGACTTGGCTTTCCGCCAAAAAATGCGCCAAGGGTATATGGAAATGGTAAGCAATACACCCCATGCGCATTTAGTAGATGCCGATAAAAATATCAATGAAATTCAAACTCAAGTAATCGAACTGTTGCAACAATACCACATTACCGACTGA
- a CDS encoding leucine--tRNA ligase: protein MSIDNFPQIDKKQQDRWEKADLFASPKMPQGKKFYCLDMFPYPSGAGLHVGHPEGYTASDILVRYKLMNGYDVLHPMGWDAFGLPAENYAIATGIHPSITTRKNIENFKRQIKSIGLAYDWNREIDTTDPEYYKWTQWIFLQLFKKGLAYESTVPINWCPSCKTGLANEEVFNGKCERCGHQIERKALRQWILKITEYAEKLLEGLDELDWPESTLTMQKNWIGKSNGANVVFKLDGHDETLTVFTTRPDTLFGATYMVVSPEHPVLEKIVTPEQKEAVKAYQAQAAQKSDLERGDLNKDKTGVFTGAYALNPLNGNKIPVWTSDYVLMGYGTGAIMAVPAHDERDYAFAKKFGLDIIEVIKSEQGVEKEAFTGDGELINSGFLNGLRVKESKAAMIKWLEEHGCGNAKTTYKLRDWVFARQRYWGEPIPVVHCEKCGVVPLPEDQLPLRLPEVDKFEPSGTGESPLANVTEWVNTTCPHCGAPAKRETNTMPQWAGSCWYYLRYMDPKNTQAAVDPAIEKAYGPVDCYIGGAEHAVLHLLYARFWHRVLFDLGIVTHKEPFQKLRHQGMILAFSYRDKMGNYHGYEEIDFKDGKAFLKTTGEELSPMVEKMSKSKKNVINPDDILSQYGADAFRMYEMFMGPFEASKPWDMKGIEGISRFLKRVGGWSENVQLTEQADPKKSAILTNQTIAKVGDDIENFRFNTAISALMVLFNDLSKLPQVNKETFDTFLKLLHPFAPHLTEEIWQQKGREGFLVKCAWPKADESLMQDDTQDIGVQVNGKVRDRILVPVGASREETEKMALASEKVQRALEGFEIKKIIVVPGRMVSVVAAPKK from the coding sequence ATGAGTATTGATAATTTTCCGCAAATTGATAAAAAACAACAAGACCGCTGGGAAAAGGCCGACCTTTTCGCCAGCCCCAAAATGCCCCAAGGCAAAAAATTTTATTGCTTGGATATGTTCCCGTATCCGTCGGGAGCCGGCTTACATGTAGGCCACCCGGAAGGGTACACCGCCTCGGACATTTTGGTTCGTTATAAACTGATGAACGGCTATGATGTGTTGCACCCTATGGGGTGGGACGCTTTCGGCCTACCTGCGGAAAACTACGCGATTGCTACGGGTATTCACCCCAGCATCACGACACGCAAAAATATCGAAAATTTCAAACGCCAAATTAAGTCCATCGGGCTCGCATACGATTGGAACCGCGAAATTGATACCACTGACCCCGAATACTACAAATGGACTCAATGGATTTTTCTGCAACTTTTCAAAAAAGGCTTAGCCTACGAATCTACCGTACCGATAAACTGGTGTCCTTCCTGCAAAACAGGTCTTGCCAACGAAGAAGTATTTAACGGCAAGTGCGAACGCTGCGGCCACCAAATCGAACGCAAGGCGTTGCGCCAATGGATTTTGAAAATCACCGAATATGCGGAAAAATTGTTGGAAGGTTTAGATGAACTCGATTGGCCCGAAAGCACCCTGACCATGCAGAAAAACTGGATCGGTAAATCTAACGGGGCCAATGTTGTGTTCAAATTGGACGGACATGATGAAACTTTAACCGTCTTTACCACCCGCCCCGACACTTTATTCGGTGCTACCTACATGGTGGTTTCGCCGGAACACCCCGTCTTGGAAAAAATCGTTACGCCCGAACAGAAAGAAGCCGTAAAAGCCTACCAAGCCCAGGCCGCCCAAAAGAGCGACTTGGAACGCGGCGACTTAAACAAAGATAAGACCGGTGTGTTCACGGGAGCCTATGCGTTAAACCCGTTAAACGGAAACAAAATCCCGGTGTGGACTTCCGATTATGTTCTTATGGGTTACGGAACCGGGGCGATTATGGCCGTTCCCGCCCACGACGAAAGAGACTACGCCTTCGCTAAAAAATTCGGCTTGGATATTATTGAAGTAATCAAAAGCGAACAAGGGGTGGAAAAAGAAGCCTTCACGGGAGACGGAGAACTTATTAACTCCGGTTTCTTAAACGGACTTCGCGTAAAAGAATCCAAAGCCGCCATGATTAAGTGGCTTGAAGAACACGGTTGCGGAAACGCCAAAACCACTTACAAATTGCGCGATTGGGTTTTTGCCCGCCAACGCTACTGGGGCGAGCCGATTCCCGTGGTGCACTGTGAAAAATGCGGAGTTGTGCCGCTTCCGGAAGATCAACTTCCGTTGCGCCTGCCCGAAGTAGATAAATTTGAACCGTCCGGCACGGGGGAATCGCCCCTTGCCAATGTAACCGAGTGGGTCAACACCACTTGTCCGCATTGCGGAGCCCCTGCCAAACGCGAAACCAACACCATGCCCCAATGGGCCGGTTCCTGCTGGTATTACCTGCGCTATATGGATCCGAAAAATACGCAAGCGGCGGTCGATCCGGCTATTGAAAAAGCCTACGGCCCGGTAGATTGCTATATCGGCGGAGCCGAACACGCGGTACTCCACTTGCTTTATGCGCGCTTTTGGCACAGAGTCCTTTTTGATTTGGGCATTGTAACCCACAAAGAACCTTTCCAAAAATTGCGCCACCAAGGCATGATTTTGGCTTTCTCGTATCGCGACAAAATGGGTAACTACCACGGATACGAAGAAATCGATTTCAAAGACGGAAAAGCCTTCTTGAAAACCACCGGGGAAGAACTTTCCCCCATGGTGGAAAAAATGTCCAAGTCCAAGAAAAATGTTATCAACCCGGACGATATCCTCTCCCAATACGGGGCCGATGCGTTCCGCATGTACGAAATGTTCATGGGGCCGTTTGAAGCCAGCAAACCTTGGGATATGAAAGGCATTGAAGGAATTTCCCGCTTCTTAAAACGGGTAGGCGGTTGGAGCGAAAATGTGCAGTTAACCGAACAAGCCGACCCCAAAAAGAGCGCTATTTTAACCAACCAAACTATCGCCAAAGTGGGTGATGATATTGAAAACTTCCGTTTCAATACCGCCATTTCCGCATTGATGGTACTGTTTAACGACCTGAGCAAACTGCCGCAAGTAAACAAGGAAACTTTTGATACTTTCTTGAAACTCTTGCATCCGTTTGCCCCCCATTTAACCGAAGAAATCTGGCAACAAAAAGGCCGGGAAGGTTTCTTGGTTAAGTGCGCTTGGCCCAAGGCCGACGAGTCCCTGATGCAAGACGACACGCAAGACATCGGGGTACAAGTAAACGGCAAAGTGCGCGATCGCATTTTGGTACCCGTCGGTGCCAGCCGTGAGGAAACGGAAAAAATGGCTTTAGCCAGCGAAAAAGTCCAACGCGCATTGGAAGGTTTTGAAATTAAAAAAATCATTGTCGTGCCGGGCCGCATGGTAAGTGTGGTGGCGGCACCCAAAAAATAA
- a CDS encoding ATP-dependent Clp protease ATP-binding subunit: MAKRFTENAQKIILIAQEEAKRLNHDYVGTEHILLGLSAIEGTVSHKILSNLGVSFRKVRQEIEKMVGIGDTIMLLGEIPFTPRAKKVLEFSVEESQMLGTEHIGTEHILLGLIREEEGMAGKILANLGLNLDAVRDTVLNFLGDAEPEDLEEDLSDLPQEINLNSVPKNNRTADLKKKSKTPTLDEYTRDLTLLASQNKLDPVIGREEEIERIVQILARRTKNNPVLIGEPGVGKTAIVEGLAQKIARGEISDVLSGKRLLGLDLASVIAGTKYRGEFEQRLKNIIDELAAAQDAIVFIDELHTIIGAGAAEGSIDASNMLKPALARGEVQCIGATTFDEYRKYIEADTALERRFQPVVADPPDVDETITILKGIRNKYEAHHKVKYTDGAVRAAAAIADRYITDRAMPDKALDLFDEAGARARLKNAILPPEIKQKQAEYNQALQEKEEAMSQKEFEKAAAAKDTEERLKAYIDHLKQKWQEERNKQVPEVTEEDIALVASKWTGIPVTRLTQSETDKILHMEEHLHERIIGQNDAVKVISQAIRRNRTGLGNPHRPIGGFLFLGPTGVGKTELAKSLATFLFGDEDAMVRLDMSEYMEKFAVSRLIGAPPGYVGYEEGGQLTEAVRRRPYSVVVLDELEKAHPDIYNILLQVLDEGSLSDNLGHKVSFKNCVVIMTSNVGAREITNKGSQLGFAAKQSEEEEYKDMRANVMEEVKKTFNPEFINRIDEIVVFHSLSKEHIGQILDLALKEVDEKLAEKELTLQLTPEAKDFLVEKGFDVKFGARPLLRTLQRELEDPLAENILINRYPAGAQIIVHLDKDAGKLTFSGQTADKKEAVTL, from the coding sequence ATGGCAAAAAGATTTACCGAAAATGCGCAAAAAATTATCCTCATCGCGCAGGAAGAGGCCAAACGGCTCAATCACGACTATGTAGGTACCGAACACATTTTGCTGGGCCTTAGCGCAATAGAAGGTACCGTTTCTCACAAAATTCTTTCCAATTTAGGGGTTTCGTTTCGCAAGGTGCGCCAAGAAATCGAAAAAATGGTGGGCATTGGCGATACCATTATGCTTTTGGGCGAAATTCCGTTCACGCCGCGTGCCAAAAAAGTGCTGGAATTTTCGGTAGAAGAATCTCAAATGCTCGGCACCGAACACATCGGCACCGAACATATTTTACTGGGCCTTATCCGCGAAGAAGAAGGTATGGCGGGCAAAATTTTGGCTAATTTAGGCCTTAATTTAGATGCCGTGCGCGATACCGTTCTTAACTTTTTGGGAGATGCCGAACCGGAAGATTTAGAAGAAGATTTGAGCGATTTACCGCAAGAAATCAACTTAAATTCCGTCCCCAAAAACAATCGCACCGCCGATTTGAAAAAGAAATCTAAAACCCCCACCCTGGACGAATACACGCGCGATTTAACCTTGCTTGCTTCGCAAAATAAATTAGACCCGGTCATCGGGCGCGAAGAAGAAATCGAACGCATCGTACAGATTTTGGCCCGCCGCACTAAAAATAATCCCGTCCTTATCGGGGAGCCCGGTGTCGGCAAGACGGCCATTGTGGAAGGTTTGGCGCAAAAAATTGCCCGCGGGGAAATTTCCGACGTGCTTTCCGGCAAGAGGCTTTTAGGCTTGGACTTGGCCTCCGTCATCGCCGGTACCAAATACCGCGGAGAATTTGAACAACGCTTAAAAAACATCATCGATGAATTGGCCGCCGCCCAAGATGCTATCGTATTTATTGATGAACTGCACACCATTATCGGGGCCGGTGCAGCCGAAGGTTCTATTGATGCCTCCAATATGTTAAAACCCGCCTTGGCCCGCGGAGAAGTGCAATGCATCGGTGCCACCACCTTTGACGAATACCGCAAATACATCGAGGCCGACACCGCTTTGGAACGCCGTTTCCAACCCGTAGTGGCCGATCCGCCCGATGTGGACGAAACCATTACCATCTTAAAAGGGATTCGCAATAAATATGAAGCCCACCACAAGGTAAAATACACAGACGGTGCCGTCCGCGCCGCGGCCGCTATTGCCGACCGCTATATTACCGACCGCGCCATGCCGGATAAAGCCCTCGACCTCTTTGACGAAGCCGGGGCGCGCGCCCGCCTGAAAAATGCCATTTTGCCGCCTGAAATCAAACAAAAACAGGCCGAATATAACCAAGCGTTGCAAGAAAAGGAAGAGGCGATGAGCCAAAAAGAATTTGAAAAGGCCGCCGCCGCCAAAGATACGGAAGAACGCTTGAAAGCCTATATCGACCATTTGAAACAAAAATGGCAGGAAGAACGCAACAAACAAGTACCCGAAGTGACGGAAGAAGATATTGCCCTTGTTGCCTCTAAATGGACGGGTATTCCCGTTACGCGCCTGACCCAAAGCGAAACCGATAAAATTTTGCACATGGAAGAACACCTGCACGAAAGAATCATCGGGCAAAACGATGCCGTCAAGGTTATCTCCCAAGCCATTCGCCGCAACCGCACGGGGTTAGGCAACCCGCATCGGCCGATTGGCGGTTTCCTGTTCTTAGGCCCCACCGGGGTAGGAAAAACCGAACTTGCCAAAAGTTTGGCTACTTTCCTGTTTGGGGACGAAGATGCCATGGTGCGGTTGGATATGTCCGAATACATGGAAAAATTTGCCGTTTCCCGCTTAATCGGGGCCCCTCCCGGCTATGTGGGCTATGAAGAAGGCGGCCAACTGACCGAAGCCGTCCGCCGCCGCCCTTACAGCGTAGTGGTGCTTGATGAATTGGAAAAAGCCCACCCCGATATTTACAACATTTTACTGCAAGTGTTGGACGAAGGCTCCCTGAGCGACAATTTGGGCCACAAAGTCAGTTTCAAAAATTGCGTGGTAATTATGACTTCCAACGTCGGCGCGCGTGAAATCACCAACAAAGGCAGTCAACTGGGTTTCGCCGCCAAACAAAGCGAAGAAGAAGAATACAAAGATATGAGAGCCAATGTAATGGAAGAAGTAAAAAAGACCTTCAACCCGGAATTTATCAACCGCATTGACGAAATCGTAGTATTCCACTCGCTTTCTAAAGAACATATCGGTCAAATTTTAGACCTCGCCTTAAAAGAAGTGGACGAAAAATTAGCCGAAAAAGAACTAACCCTGCAACTTACCCCCGAAGCCAAAGACTTTTTGGTAGAAAAAGGGTTTGATGTTAAGTTCGGAGCGCGCCCGCTACTGCGCACCTTGCAACGCGAATTGGAAGATCCGCTTGCGGAAAACATTTTAATAAACCGCTACCCCGCGGGAGCGCAAATTATTGTACACTTAGATAAAGACGCCGGAAAACTTACCTTCTCCGGTCAAACGGCGGATAAAAAAGAAGCCGTAACCCTTTGA
- a CDS encoding prepilin-type N-terminal cleavage/methylation domain-containing protein, which translates to MQSASRKRGFTLIELLVVVLIIGILSSVALPMYEKAVEKSRATQALTLLKSVYQAQLMYKLANGNYASSFDELDIDVPWTGNSQWFTSATDTRSNADWSLQMYSGADNVNITIGRISGKYKGAGFFILPSQSLGGGQSTKTDIIYCGERTSQGVNFTGTPGSYCEKVMQAPYEKNSATARYYLLPY; encoded by the coding sequence ATGCAAAGTGCAAGCAGGAAAAGAGGTTTTACGTTAATAGAATTGTTAGTTGTTGTTTTGATTATTGGAATTTTATCGAGCGTGGCACTTCCTATGTATGAAAAGGCGGTGGAAAAGAGCCGGGCTACGCAAGCGCTTACCTTGCTCAAAAGTGTGTATCAAGCGCAGTTGATGTACAAACTTGCCAACGGAAACTATGCTTCTTCTTTTGATGAATTGGATATTGATGTTCCGTGGACGGGGAATTCTCAATGGTTTACCAGTGCTACCGATACTCGTTCTAATGCGGATTGGTCGCTACAAATGTATAGTGGGGCAGATAATGTAAATATCACAATAGGCCGTATCAGTGGGAAATATAAGGGGGCCGGATTTTTTATACTTCCTTCTCAATCTCTGGGCGGTGGTCAATCTACAAAAACGGATATTATTTATTGCGGGGAAAGAACTTCGCAAGGGGTGAATTTTACCGGGACACCCGGTTCTTACTGTGAAAAAGTAATGCAAGCCCCTTATGAAAAAAACTCGGCAACCGCTCGTTACTATTTATTACCGTATTAG
- the recA gene encoding recombinase RecA produces the protein MDANKQKALELALGQIEKAFGKEAICKLGAGSVQKVEAIPTGALSLDLALGVGGLPRGRVIEIYGPEAGGKTTLSLHVAAMTQKMGGTVAFIDAEHALDPVYAEQLGVNVDELLVSQPDSGEQALEIAEKLVRSGAIDLIVIDSVAALVPRAEIEGEMGDSHVGVQARLMSQALRKLTSLLNKTKTSIIFINQLRQKIGVMFGNPETTPGGLALKFYASVRIDVRRIENLKKGDEVIGTRVRAKVTKNKVAPPYRQAEFTLILGKGISREACIIDKGVEAGFIEKSGSWFIYGDEKLGQGAENARQYLKDNPELADEIEDKLYVKYLGHHYDGKKAAQGEVAEEKPAKKTAKK, from the coding sequence ATGGACGCAAATAAACAAAAAGCGCTGGAATTGGCGCTGGGCCAAATCGAAAAGGCCTTTGGAAAAGAAGCCATTTGTAAATTAGGCGCAGGTAGCGTGCAAAAAGTGGAGGCTATCCCCACGGGTGCTTTGTCTTTGGACTTAGCCCTCGGCGTTGGCGGGTTGCCTCGCGGCCGCGTGATTGAAATTTACGGACCGGAAGCCGGCGGTAAAACCACTTTGTCTTTACATGTTGCCGCCATGACCCAAAAAATGGGCGGAACGGTAGCCTTTATCGATGCCGAACACGCACTGGACCCCGTCTATGCCGAACAACTGGGCGTAAATGTGGACGAACTCCTCGTTTCCCAGCCCGATTCCGGCGAACAAGCCTTGGAAATTGCCGAAAAATTGGTTCGCTCCGGCGCGATTGATTTGATTGTTATTGACTCCGTGGCCGCGCTCGTTCCGCGGGCAGAAATTGAAGGCGAAATGGGAGATTCCCATGTGGGTGTGCAAGCACGCTTGATGAGCCAAGCCTTGCGCAAACTTACCAGCCTGCTTAACAAAACCAAAACCAGTATCATTTTCATCAACCAACTCCGCCAAAAAATCGGTGTAATGTTCGGTAACCCCGAAACCACCCCCGGCGGTTTGGCCTTGAAATTCTATGCGTCCGTACGCATTGATGTACGCCGCATTGAAAACCTGAAAAAAGGCGATGAAGTAATCGGCACCCGCGTGCGCGCCAAAGTAACCAAAAACAAAGTAGCCCCGCCGTATCGCCAAGCCGAATTTACGCTTATTTTGGGCAAAGGTATTTCCCGCGAAGCGTGCATCATTGACAAAGGCGTGGAAGCCGGGTTTATTGAAAAAAGCGGCAGTTGGTTTATTTATGGGGACGAAAAACTGGGCCAAGGCGCCGAAAATGCCCGCCAGTATTTGAAAGACAACCCCGAACTGGCCGACGAAATTGAAGATAAACTCTATGTCAAATACTTAGGTCACCACTACGACGGTAAAAAAGCCGCCCAAGGGGAAGTAGCGGAAGAAAAACCCGCTAAAAAAACGGCTAAAAAATAA
- a CDS encoding tyrosine recombinase → MDTLLLEDFINHLSFERQLAKNTILSYGSDVESYLEYCAANDLKPEEATPDFLEQYNYQLRVVENLATASVFRKMEAVKCFYRFLMIEEKIKEDPTRFVKSPHLSQKIPTQLTREEMERLLSYPAEKFDEIRTLTIIELLYAAGLRVSELINLRLENINTQEGWVLAFGKGGKQRFVPIHPQACERLKAYLAVREGHFANKEVGSEVFLNNRGKKVSRVTVWKDLAALGRKANISQPLHPHLFRHTFASHLLTGGADLRSLQEMLGHANLTTTQIYTHLDISDLKNKHKKFHPRG, encoded by the coding sequence ATGGATACACTGTTATTGGAAGATTTCATTAACCATTTATCTTTTGAGCGACAACTGGCCAAAAACACGATTCTTTCTTACGGCTCGGACGTGGAAAGTTATTTGGAGTATTGTGCCGCCAACGACCTGAAACCCGAAGAGGCTACCCCCGATTTTTTGGAACAGTATAACTACCAGTTGCGGGTGGTGGAAAATTTGGCTACCGCCAGTGTGTTCCGCAAAATGGAAGCCGTTAAATGTTTTTACCGTTTTTTAATGATTGAAGAAAAAATAAAAGAAGATCCTACCCGCTTTGTTAAATCGCCCCACCTGTCTCAAAAAATTCCTACCCAGTTGACTCGGGAAGAGATGGAAAGGCTTTTGTCTTACCCTGCTGAAAAGTTTGACGAAATACGCACTTTAACCATTATCGAACTATTGTACGCGGCGGGCCTGCGCGTGAGCGAACTTATCAACCTGCGATTGGAAAATATCAACACGCAGGAAGGTTGGGTGCTGGCTTTCGGTAAAGGCGGCAAGCAACGGTTTGTGCCTATCCACCCGCAAGCGTGCGAACGGTTAAAGGCTTATCTTGCCGTGCGGGAAGGCCACTTTGCCAATAAAGAGGTCGGCTCCGAGGTTTTCTTAAACAACCGCGGCAAAAAAGTAAGCCGTGTAACCGTGTGGAAAGATTTGGCCGCCCTAGGCCGAAAAGCCAACATTTCCCAACCCTTACATCCGCACCTCTTCCGCCACACTTTTGCCTCCCACCTGCTCACGGGCGGGGCTGATTTGCGCAGTTTACAGGAAATGCTGGGCCATGCCAATTTAACCACTACACAAATCTACACCCACCTGGATATAAGCGACTTAAAAAACAAACATAAAAAATTCCACCCGCGCGGATAG
- the holA gene encoding DNA polymerase III subunit delta: MAKITAEKLNAELAKNTVLPVYLLTGEDVYRKNLVIQKIREILHPDDFNFYQAEADKADMGELLAMANTAPVFSDARVLVLTGIEKLRKEPKEALIRYLDNPLPSTTLILTHNDSKKMKTEKVLAEVCSDAGRVANFDELQKEELSLWTREKLREKGLNADFDSLDMLCEIVGGELNALENEIEKLYLYTLDRTDKTITQEDVLACIGFSKEENPFELANAITACDKNRAIKLLDKLLDDGEEPIGILSKMTFPILKMARIKRMSEAGMAPADILRAAGLMYWENRLVSAARRFPAQKNFLNALNRIIEADSAFKSSSASDPKIVLKGILLTLFR; the protein is encoded by the coding sequence ATGGCAAAAATTACCGCGGAAAAATTAAATGCCGAACTAGCCAAAAATACGGTTCTCCCCGTTTATTTATTAACGGGGGAAGATGTGTATCGCAAAAATTTGGTTATTCAAAAAATCCGCGAAATTTTGCACCCGGACGATTTCAACTTCTACCAAGCCGAAGCCGATAAGGCCGACATGGGCGAACTTTTAGCCATGGCCAATACCGCTCCCGTATTTTCGGACGCGCGCGTATTAGTGCTTACGGGTATTGAGAAACTGCGCAAAGAGCCCAAAGAGGCCCTGATTCGCTACTTGGATAATCCCCTCCCCTCCACTACGCTTATCTTAACGCACAACGATTCTAAAAAAATGAAGACCGAAAAAGTGCTCGCCGAAGTATGTTCGGATGCGGGACGCGTGGCCAATTTTGATGAACTCCAAAAAGAAGAACTAAGTTTGTGGACGCGCGAAAAATTACGCGAAAAAGGCCTAAATGCCGATTTTGATTCGTTGGATATGTTGTGCGAAATCGTAGGCGGGGAATTAAACGCGTTGGAAAACGAAATCGAAAAACTTTACCTCTACACCCTAGACCGTACCGATAAAACCATTACGCAAGAAGATGTTTTGGCCTGCATCGGCTTTAGCAAAGAAGAAAACCCTTTTGAACTGGCCAACGCCATTACCGCGTGCGACAAAAACCGGGCGATTAAACTGCTGGATAAATTGCTCGACGATGGAGAAGAACCTATCGGTATTTTGAGTAAAATGACATTTCCTATTCTTAAAATGGCACGCATCAAACGCATGAGCGAGGCCGGCATGGCCCCCGCGGATATTTTGCGCGCGGCCGGACTTATGTATTGGGAAAACCGCCTGGTTTCCGCGGCACGGCGCTTTCCGGCACAGAAAAACTTTCTAAATGCCCTAAACCGCATTATCGAGGCGGATTCGGCCTTCAAATCTTCTTCCGCGTCCGACCCCAAAATTGTACTCAAAGGAATTTTACTTACGCTGTTTCGGTAG